One genomic window of Arachis hypogaea cultivar Tifrunner chromosome 8, arahy.Tifrunner.gnm2.J5K5, whole genome shotgun sequence includes the following:
- the LOC112705511 gene encoding O-fucosyltransferase 9, whose amino-acid sequence MHGYSRLGGGARSSSSPPPSPRFRHGRSKGSSCSRGSSKEDTNSMEKLAFLLMSAVFRRRGLLLFAPLLYISGMLLYMGSLSFDVVSIKDGVVVVHKRAPPGSVYRSPQVFEKLWPFMVDEGAQANANATGNALMKSWNLKEHKGWKPCTNKSVPQTELPKSNGFLIIEANGGLNQQRLSICDAVAVAGLLNATLVIPIFHLNSVWRDKSNFGDIFDEDFFIETLGNRVHVVRELPSDILQRFNNNISNIVNLRVKAWSSPAHYLQKVLPQLLEMGAIRIAPFSNRLAQDVPSKIQELRCFANFGALRFSESIRTLAESMVNRMVEHSSHSGGKYVSVHLRFEEDMVAFSCCEYDGGEEEKHEMDIARERSWRGKFRRRHRVIKPGVNRVDGRCPLTPLEVGMMLRGMGYDNTTSVYVAAGKIYKAQKYMAPLRQMFPRLQTKNTLATPEELAQFMGYSSRLAALDYTVCLHSEVFVTTQGGNFPHFLMGHRRYIYGGHAKTIKPDKRKLALLFDNPNIRWEVFKQQMKDMLHHSDQKGIELKKPGASLYTFPMPDCMCKQEEARSRNCSSRKCMMF is encoded by the exons ATGCATGGGTACAGTCGCTTGGGTGGAGGAGCACGTTCCAGCAGCTCGCCGCCACCGTCCCCACGTTTCCGCCATGGCCGGAGCAAGGGCAGCAGCTGCAGCAGAGGTTCATCAAAGGAGGACACTAATTCGATGGAGAAATTGGCCTTTCTTCTCATGTCGGCAGTTTTCAGAAGGAGAGGGTTGCTTTTGTTTGCGCCCTTGTTGTATATTTCGGGGATGTTGCTGTACATGGGTTCTTTGAGCTTTGATGTTGTGAGTATAAAAGATGGTGTTGTTGTTGTGCACAAGCGTGCTCCTCCCGGTTCAGTTTATAGAAGTCCTCAGGTCTTTGAAAAGCTATGGCCTTTCATGGTGGATGAGGGTGCTCAAGCCAATGCTAATGCCACTGGAAATGCG TTGATGAAATCATGGAATCTAAAGGAGCATAAAGGGTGGAAGCCTTGTACTAACAAAAGTGTTCCTCAAACAG aattgcCAAAGTCAAATGGGTTCCTTATAATTGAAGCAAACGGTGGCTTGAATCAGCAACGCCTTTCG ATATGTGATGCTGTTGCTGTTGCTGGACTACTAAATGCAACTCTTGTTATTCCAATATTTCATTTAAACAGTGTGTGGCGAGACAAAAG CAACTTTGGTGACATTTTTGATGAAGATTTCTTCATAGAAACACTTGGAAATCGTGTGCATGTGGTAAGAGAGCTCCCAAGTGACATACTTCAGAGGTTCAATAATAACATAAGTAATATTGTCAATCTTAGAGTTAAAGCTTGGTCTAGTCCTGCTCACTATCTTCAGAAGGTGCTTCCTCAACTATTAGAAATGGG AGCTATTCGCATTGCACCTTTCTCCAACAGATTAGCTCAGGATGTACCCTCAAAAATTCAAGAGCTTAGGTGCTTTGCCAATTTTGGAGCTCTCAGATTTTCAGAATCTATAAGAACACTTGCAGAAAGCATGGTTAATCGGATGGTTGAACATAGCTCCCACAGTGGAGGGAAATATGTTTCTGTGCATCTTCGATTTGAGGAG GATATGGTTGCATTTTCATGCTGTGAGTATGACGGTGGGGAGGAGGAGAAGCATGAAATGGATATTGCTCGCGAAAGGAGTTGGCGAGGCAAATTCAGGAGAAGACATAGGGTAATAAAGCCTGGTGTAAATCGGGTTGATGGAAGATGCCCATTGACTCCTTTGGAG GTGGGAATGATGCTTAGAGGAATGGGTTATGATAATACAACCTCCGTATATGTTGCAGCAGGAAAGATATATAAAGCACAGAAGTACATGGCACCACTCAGACAGATGTTTCCACGATTACAAACCAAGAATACACTGGCTACTCcagaagagcttgctcaattcaTG GGCTACTCTTCTAGGTTGGCTGCTCTTGATTATACCGTTTGCCTACACAGTGAAGTCTTTGTTACAACCCAGGGTGGAAATTTTCCACACTTCTTGATGGGTCACAGACGCTATATATATGGAGGACATGCAAAGACAATTAAACCTGATAAGCGAAAATTGGCTCTACTTTTCGATAATCCTAACATAAG GTGGGAAGTTTTCAAACAACAAATGAAAGACATGCTTCATCACAGTGATCAAAAGGGCATCGAGTTGAAAAAGCCTGGTGCTTCTCTTTATACGTTTCCCATGCCAGATTGCATGTGTAAACAGGAAGAAGCAAGAAGTAGAAATTGTAGCTCTAGGAAATGTATGATGTTTTGA